One Arachis hypogaea cultivar Tifrunner chromosome 18, arahy.Tifrunner.gnm2.J5K5, whole genome shotgun sequence genomic window, gccggggattgttcgagtttggacaactgacggtttattttgttgcttagattaggaaaaatttttctttttggtttagagtcttctattattgtttttggttgaaattcttttaaaatccttattttctctttttaaattttttgaaaatttttataaactaataattgagtttttctgtttgagtttagtttcatattttgagtttggtgtcaattgcatgattttatttttctttcatttttttgaattattagtgttcaaagtataaaaatttttaagtttggtgtcctttgtgttttagttttcttaaaaatttttcaaaagttacttttggtgttcatcttgatattcaaagttttcctgtttattttctctgttttgatctaaaaattctaagtttggtgtcattatattgtttttctctttccttattaatttcaaaagtatcttttctctctaactaattgaatttttgaaaatctcattcaaaaaattcaaatttctattttaaaatttttattttttcctattttagttttaaaatttcaaaattcaaaatctttttcaaaaatcatatctaaagtttttcaaatcttcttaattaagcaattaatttggttttcgaatttatttttccttttccttttacttttcgaaatctatattttaatttctaattactttattttaaattattttttatttgtccattttttatataaaataaaataaaattatattttatttgtaattcatatcaattcccttttctccatcatggacttaagtggaaatgaacagtccagaaggactctggggtcatatgctaaccccattactgctgtatacgggagtagtatctgtatacctcccatcagagcaagcagttttgagctaaatcctcagctcattgtcatggtgcagcaaaattgcaagtattccggtcttccgctggaagaacctactgagtttctggcacagttcttgcaaattgctgacacagtacgtgacaagaaagtagatcaggatgtctacagattattactgtttccatttgctgtaaaagatcaagctaagaggtggttaaataaccaacctacatcaagcataagaacatggaaacagttatcagacaaattcctgaatcaatatttccctccaaaaaggatgacaaagctAAGGCTgaatatccaaggctttaaacaagaggatgatgaatccctttataacgcctgggagaggtacagagggattctaaggaaatgcccctctgaaatattttcagagtgggtgcagttagacatcttctactacgggcttacagaaaaagcttagGTATCTCTAGAccattcagctggtggatctatacacatgagaaagaccattgaagaggctcaagagcttattgatatagttgccagaaatcagcatctgtacataagtgatgagtcctccatgaaagaagaagctaaggcagtatcaactgactttagtcctcaggaacaagttgttgaactcaattagcaactatcttctataacaaggcagttagcagaatttaaggagatgctacaagaaaccaaaattgctaacaaggatatggaatcacaatttaaccagacaaaacagcagttatcaaaacagataacagaggagtgccaagcagttcaattaagaagtggaaaaatgttaaatacctcaactcaaagtagtagaaagccaagaaaaaaacagctgacagaggatgagcaacctgctacccaaaattcctctgaagacagtaagagcccagagaggaacaagtctggcgttcaaacgccagaaaagggtgaaaaattggcgttaaacgcccaatccatgtccagttctggcgttcaaatgccagtgagggatcagacacctgcaagtgctgataataactccctcaagaaggcttctcaacttgCCTCTGTAGAAAATAaacttgcagcaactaaggttgaagaatataaagccaaaatggcTTATTCTCAGAAGCTCTACCAAGTagaacaggataaataatttgcccgctttgcagactatttcaggattcttgaaataaagattctgtttgcagaggcacttgagcaaataccctcttatgctaagttcatgaaagagatcttaagtcataagaaggaatggagagaaacagaaaaagtttttctcactgaagaatgcagtgcagtcatcctaacaagcttaccaaaaaagcttaaggatcccggaagctttatgatacccggcacattagagggtgcttgtaccaagacagctctatgtgatcttggggcaagtatcaacctaatccctgcatccactatcagaaagcttggcttgaatgaagaggtcaaaccaacccggatctgtcttcaacttgctgatggctccattaaatacccatcaggcataattgaggacatgattgtcaaggttgggccatttgccttccctactgatttgtagtgctggaaatggaggagcacaagagtgcaactctcattctaggaagacaattcctagcaactggacgaaccctcattgacgtccaaaaaggggagataaccctgagagtcaatgaggatgagtttaggttgaatgttgtcaaagctatgcagcatccagacacatcagaagaCTGCctaagcgttgatattattgactccctggtggaagaggtcaatatgactgagagtcttgaatcagagctagaggataattttaaagatgttcagcctgatctggaggaaccagaggaaacaaaagaacctctgaagactcctcaagaagaggagaaacctcctaaacccgagctcaaaccactaccaccatccctgaaatatgcatttctgggagaaggtgacacttttcctgtaatcataagctctgctttagagccacaggaagagaaagcactaattcaagtgctaaggacacacaagacagctcttgggtggtccataagtgatcttaagggcattagcccagccagatgcatgcacaagatcctattggaggatgatgctaagccagtggttcaaccacagaggcggctaaatcccgccatgaaagaggtggtgcagaaagaggtcactaagttactagaggctagaattatttatcctatttctgatagcccctgggtgagccctgtccatgttgtccttaagaagggaggaatgacagtggttcataatgaaaagaatgaactggttcctacaagaacagttacagggtggcgtatgtgtattgactacagaaggctcaatacagccaccaggaaggatcatttttctttactattcatagaccagatgctagagagactagcaggtcatgaatactactactttttggatggctattcaggttataaccaaattgcagtagatcttcaggaccaagagaaaatagcattcacatgtccatctggagtatttgcatacagaagaatgccttttggtctgtgcaatgcacttgcaacctttcagagatgcatgctctttatcttctctgatatggtagagaaatttttggaagtcttcatggatgacttctcagtatttgaagactcatttagctcctgccttaaccatctagcacttgttctgaaaagatgccaagagactaatctgattttaaattggaaaaaatgtcactttatggtctgaaggaattatccttgggcataaaatttcgaacaagggaatagaggtggatcaagctaaggtagaggtaattgaaaaattaccaccacccaccaatgttaaggcaatcagaagctttctggggcatgcgagattctataggaggtttataaaggatttttcaaaaattgcaaaacctctgagcaatctgctagctgctgacataccatttgtctttgacacagggtgtttgcaggcctttgagactctgaaggctaagttggtcacagcacctatcatttctgtaccagactggacattaccattcgaactaatgtgtgatgccagtgaccatgccattggagcagtattgggacagaggcataacaagcttctgcacatcatttactatgctagccgtgttttgaatgacgcacagaagaattacacaaccacagaaaatgagttgcttgcagtggtttatgccattgacaagttcagatcttatttagtgggatcaaaagtgattgtgtacactgaccatgctgctctaaaatatctccttgcaaagcaagattcaaaacccagactcataagatgggtgttgcttctacaagagtttgatatagaaataaaagacagaaaagggacagagaatcaagtagctgatcacttgtcccggatagaaccagtagcaggagcgtccttccctcttactgagatctctgaaacctttctggatgagcaattatttgctattcaggaagctccatggtttgcagatactgcaaactataaggctcagtaatgtcaagctattgacagtaaagaagcgcttattgggaggcaacccaatcttatttatctatgttaattactttttcatttcattttccattgttatttcatattttctttaggttgatgatcatgaggagtcataaaaacagctgcagaattaaagcagaatcacaaacagcataaaaaatagcacaccctggaggatagacttactggcgtttaaatgcgagtaagaagcatcagactggcatttaacgccagaaagaagcatcaagctggcgttaaacgccagaaacaggctacaacttggcgtttaacgccagaaacaagcaccaagttggcgttcaacgccaagaaagggGGAAAAGCTGGCTTTTAACACCAGAAgaaagcagcagtctggcgttaaatgccaggattgcactctaagggcgttttgcacgcctcaatggagcagggatgctaagtccttgacccatcaggatctgtggaccccacaggatccccacctaccccaccctcttttccatactctcttcaccactcacatccatccatcataaacccctcaTACACACTATCACcctcccttggccgaacccaccacacatctccatctcctcctttctttcttcttttgctcgaggacgagcaaacattttaactttggtgtggaaaaagtcccgctttttaattttcgataaccatatggcaccttccatgagattagagaagatcaaagagctataagggaggagcaacaaaggcaaagaagagacatagaggagctcaagagcaccattgattcttcaagaggaagaagacaccacccttactaaggtggacccgttccttaatctccttgtctatttattttttctgttttcgttctctatgctttatgtttatttatatttgttctttCTTACATGATCATtggtgtctagtgtctatgccttaaagctatgaatgtcctatgaatccatcacctttcttaaatgaaaaatatttttaatcacaaaagaacaagaagtacatgatttcgaattcatccttgaaattagtttaattattttgatgtggtgacaatactttttgtttctctgaatgaatgcttgaatagtgcatatgtcttttgaatttgttgtttatgaatgttaaaattgttggctcttgaaagaatgatgaaaaaggagaaatgttatttgataatttgaaaaatcataaaattgattcttgaagcaagaaaaagtagtgaaaagcaaaggcttgcgaaaaaaaatggcaaaaaaaaagaaaaaaataaatgataaaaaaaaagaagcaagcagaaaaagccaagagctctttaaaccaaaagacaagagcaaaaagccagtaaccctttaaaccaaaaggcaagggtaaaaaggatccaaggctttgagcatcagtggataggagggcccacaggaataaaatcctggcctaagcggctaaaccaagctgtccctaaccatgtgcttgtggcgtgaaggtgtcaagtgaaaagcttgagactgagcggttaaagtcgtgatccaaagcaaaaagagtgtgcttaagaaccctggacacctctaattggggattctagcaaagttgagtcacaatctgaaaaggttcacccagttatgtgtttgtggcatttatgtatccggtggtaatactggaaaacaaagtacttagggccacgaccaagactcataaagtagctgtgttcaagaatcaacatactgaactaggagaatcaataacactatctggattctaagttcctatagatgccaaccattctgaacttcaaaaggataaagtgagatgccaaaactgttcagaagcaaaaagctactagtcccgctcatctaattggagctaagtttcattgatattttggaatttatagtatattctcttctttttatcctatttgattttcagttgcttggggacaagcaacaatttaagtttggtgttgtgatgagcggataatttatacgctttttggcattgtttttaggtagtttttagtatgatttagttagtttttactatgtttttcttaGTTCTTatgcaaaattcaaatttctggactttactatgagtttgtgtgtttttctgtgatttcaggtattttctggctgaaattgagggacctgagcaaaaatctgattcagaggctgaaaaaggactacagatgctgttggattctgacatccctgcactcgaaatggtttttctggagctacataaatccaattggcgcgctatcaattgcgttggaaagtagacatccagggctttccagcaatatataatagtccatactttgcctgagttttgacgatgcaaactggcgttcaaacgccgaattcctgccctattctgaagttaaacgccaaaaataggttacaaaccagagttaaacgccacaaataagttgcaacctggcgtttaactccaagagaagcctctacacgtgtaaagctcaataatcagcccaagcacacaccaagtgggccccggaacaAGATTTCTGCACTACCTGCACTTAGTTagttattttctgtaaccctagctactagtttagtataaaaacaacttttagagacttactatgtacctcatgacatttttacacttcacattgtatttctgacggcatgagtctctaaaccccatggtagggggtgaggagctctgctgtgtttcgatgaattaatgcaattactactgtttttcattcaatcacgcttgtttctattctaagatattcactcgcacttcaccctgatgaatgtgatgatccgtgacactcatcattattctcacctatgaacgcgtgcctgacaaccacctccgttctatttgcactagcttgagtgtgtagctcttagcctcctggttcacgatcatagtcttcgtggtataggctagaattattggcgaccattcctgagatccggaaagtctaaaccttgtctgtggtattccgagtaggatctgggaagggataactgtgacgagtttcaaactcgcgagtgttgggcgtagtgacagacgcaaaagaatcaatggattctattccaacatgagtgagaaccgacagatgattagccgtgcggtgacagtgcatttggaccattttcactgagaggatggatggtagccattgacaacggtgatccaccaacatacagcttgccatggaaggagacttgcgtgcgtgaagaagaagacagtaggaaagtagagattcagaagatagagcatctccaaaacctcaatctgttctccattactgaatcacaagtaccgtttatttcatgttatttatttttcataaatacaatcactcttatcattaatctcctgactaagatttacaaaatagccatagcttgcttcaagccgacaatctccgtgggatcgacccttactcacgtaaggtattacttaaacgacccagtgcacttgctggttagttctgcggagttgtgaaaagtgtgaatcacaattttgtgcaccacactgtaaacgagatatacacgttTTCGACATACTTGACATAGTGTAAACAAGATATGACAAGATTATTTAAAATGGTAAATactcataaaaatatttattttgataattttagtatttatttaatttataaaaataaaaaattcacagTATAATAGTATATTCCAGTTAAATCTAATAAATATTAGCACATGACTATTTGTTATCATATTATATAAGACTCTAAATTTCATCTACCaacaaaggaaaaaagaaaaagctttaaATTGCATCCTTACACTAGTACACTACATTACTACTATTGTTTAGATGTTCCAAGATTTCAATAATGTATATTAAAAGTAACTAATTATTATGATGTTTAAAAGTGTTTGTTtaataatttactaaaaaaataaaaaattaatatttaattttaaaaatataaaaacaaataattattaaatatttaaaatttattaaaaaaaataaattaagcaaAACTTAATTACCGTAAAATTCATCTTAGAAGTAAAGATAAGCTTAAAATAACAGAACATTTCgaccaaaacaaataaaaataaaaaaaataaaacagagaaCATAAGTACATAACACAAAAgcagcgagagagagagagacagagatagagagggagagggagagggagagagagagagagatgaaacTGGTGAGTTACATGTCACAATGGAGAGGCATTGCAAAGGAAGCTATGGACCGAACAGCCATAGCAGTGAAGTTCCTCTGTTGCCTTCACATTACGGACACCTACTTCTGTTCCCCAACTCACGTAACGCAAAGTTTCGAACTTTTTGTGATTTTCGGACACCCATTTGGTTCAATTGAAAGAAATTTCACTCTTCTACTTGCAGGTGTATGGGCCTAGTATGCTACCCACACTCAACATGGTAGGCGACATCGTTTTGGTTGAACACGTGTCTCAGAGGCTTGGGAAGGTTCGGCATGGTGACTTGGTTGTGATTCGGTCACCGTTGGACCCTAAGAGGTGCCTTACCAAAAGGATTATGGGAATGGAAGGGGATACTGTTACTTACTTTGATCCTATGCTTGGTGATGCTACTCGTGTTGCTGTGGTGTGTGCtatgatttcttcttcttttggctcttgtttcattatttattattgtaatttggatgcaattttatttatttttattttttgtttgtgtaTGATTGTGAAGGAGTTTTTCCAATTGATTGTTTTGTACATTTTGCATTGGATCATAGTGAGAAGAAGTGGGGAATTGCTCAAATAGGATGGATAGGAGAATGTGATTCCTTTTTATTTGGTCATGAGATTGAgaagccattgacaaattcaTTTAATTCTATGTTTTTATCAAGATAAATAATGCTTTTAGCTTAGATGAGTTTTTGAGATGCTTATTTAACCACTTTAGATGTCTTGTGGACATTTATCATGAATGAGATTATGCAGGAGTAGGAGACTGTGTAGAGGGTTGTACTGTTGTTTCTCACATTTATAGACTAGAAGTACATTGTTTCCATGTTACTTAAGACTGCTTTTGGTTTTGAGAACAGAACGAGACAAGATACTGAGAATAAGACACAAAGGATAGAGATACAAAAAttagtgtttttgtattttctttggtAATAAAATGaatgtcgtgtccgaaatgtgtctaACACGCAGACATGACAACTCGGCGAAGTGTCCGTGCTTTATAGGTCTTTGCCCAGTGTCTTTGTGGCCttcctgacaggaaggacacaaaatacactaatttagtgtCCCATGACACAATGTCTCTGTCCATGTTTCATCTGGCAaacaattttgtatttttgtgtcCATGTCTCGTTATCCTGTCCTTGTAAACAAATGCACCCTAAGTGTTGAGATGAGTGTTGATGGTATGCTTTTATATGTTTTGCCCAAGATGAATTGTTTTAATTTGAATCTAATCGCAATTAAAATTGAACACCAATCTTCTTGTGTTTACTTTTATTATGGTTAGTGACATTTTGATCAAgcgtcatttaatttgaatatactTATCAAGTCTTAGCCCACTATAATCATTATTTGTGTGCGGGTGTGCACTTCAAACCTATTGTTTTCAGGTTGCTTTATTTTGACACCAATGAttgttctattatttttttatacttcCACCAATAAGTTTGATTTGTTACTTAATTTATAGTCTCTTTTCCCATAGGTGCCAAAGGGGCATGTTTGGATTCAAGGGGATAACATCTTTGCATCCCATGATTCACGGCATTTCGGCCCTGTTCCTTATGGCCTTATACAAGGAAAAGTGTTTTTCAGGGTAAGTGTTATTTCTCCATATTCcatatattcttattattttcttttcaaggATTGGTTCATTATATTTCTCTCGTTTATTTTGAGGTCTTTCAGTATTTGTACTGCATTGCCTGTCGCTCGATGTTTCTTATGCtgcattatttttctattaagaATTTAAGAGCACAATGTTTGTCTGCCCTCCCCCCcaccccaaaaaaaaaacaaaaagttgtCTGTCTACATAATGAGAAATGCATCTAGACTCCTCAGATGCCAGATTGATTTGATATATGTCATTGTACTGAAGACTTCCTTAGCTGGATGGAACTTGGTCCTTGTgatcttttcatgtttatttttcttatagAAAAATTTCATGTTAGTTAACCATTTGGAGAGTGCAAAATTGTTCTACGTGATTGCTATAAATTGATCTATTACAGGAAACTCATTTGATCCATTTAGCTTACTCCACCTCGTGAGATATTGTAAAATCTATGAACTGAGATGCTAATgatatttcaaataataatatcaGGTTTGGCCACTTGATTGCCTTGGAGTACCGGGTCAATAAAGATGTTTTGAAGAAGGTAAAATCTTCTATTTCTCTGCCTTTTATACTTTATCTTCAATCTTTCTCTAAAAGAGTTGTTTCTGTCTATAAATAGATATTGTGATCTTTAgtattgaaaacttttttttttctttttcaaaatactaGTTTCTACTTGATTATAATGTTAGCTTACCAATTGCCATATCCGGGCAAATGTTCATATCTTTTAGAAATATTTCACTCTCTTCTCATGTTCTGAGTGGAGGATTTTCACAAAGAACTAAACTGTGAGCTGATTTGGATTATGAAATTTAGCACAGGAAAGCAAATATCTTATTCAGTTTCTTAAAATTTACTTTATTAGATTCTTTCCTCCATTGTCTGAATATGAGAAGGTTGACTTTGCAAATTCCATCCATATACGTACCTGTTGGGGTACTGTAATGTGAAAATATCCATTACTTAGGGAGGGATAAGATTTGAGTTGATTTGGAGGCAAAGAAGATAACTTTTTATTtgggttaaattttttattttgtgaaaaacGAGTAAGTATAGTTATAGTTGTGAGCTTTTGTACACAGTACAAGGAAGAATGAATCTTGTGATTTGTGAATGGCCACTAGTAGGTAAACCCAGTGTGCGGCTTTCTGCTACTAGCCTCCATTTCTCTTCCTTATCACGGCCTATAGTACGAGGTAAAGGAAACCGTGCTGATAAATCaaatatgttattgaaattgcttttatttattttcgaataaACTGATTCTATAATTCTGGCTTATTTTTCTTCAATGGACAATGTTGAAAGGCCGATGTTGAATCCTTATAGGGCCTTATTTAGAGCTATTTAGAAGACACAAAATAGAAAGCTACCATTCTAAGAATTCTTACACTTTAGATCAAAGCATTTCTTACCCGGCATAAAAGCACTAGACTTATAATTTCTTGTCTAAAAGCTAAGTATTGTCTGCCCTGTTTCTACCTATTTGTGTGATAGGTTAATAGATGATGCTTTTCATTTGCTTATCGCGAAGAACTTATGGTCATTCATCCGGGTACAATGCAATATACTTGGATGAGCCTCAGTGGTTGCCATGAAGGTGGCATTTAGCAAGGTAGAGCACCTGAAGGACCATAGCTCCCTTTTGTAACAGTGAGATCATTTACATTCAGCTTAGGATTTCTTTTCCAATACAATCTCCTTTTCATACACTGAAAATAGAGGATCAGAGGTTTAACAGGATAATTAATCTGATTTGTTTTGTGTGGCTGAATGCCATCTGTGTTTCTTAAGGATTTtgatttttaatacaaatttaaaataaccaCTCCACCTATTAGTTTGAAGGAGATTGACTCTTGTATACTTAAGACTTGCCAGATTTATGTTTtcattccctctctctctctctctctctctctctctctctctctctctctctctctctctctctctctctcctgaaTAATCTCTGTGTTGGACTAAACTGTCCAGAGACTCATATCagtagaatcaaacaaatctggAAATTGATATTAACATATCTCAGCTTGCCCTCAAGTTGGTGGATGGATATCTATCATTCCTAGCTTGTGTGCAAGTTCTTGAAACTGCTTGGCCTCCACCGGTTGGATAGGCCGCTGCTCAAAATATGTCTGCCAACTGTATAGAACTAATATGCATTCTCGCAGgatttattttagtatgttttagacAAACCTTGACAATGGTAGCAATAACAGGTTTCCATAGCTTTCCCTTTTCTTAACAAACATGATTTGACTTGGTACATGCAAACACACAATCAGTACAATCATTTGTTACAATGGTCAT contains:
- the LOC112772686 gene encoding mitochondrial ATP-independent inner membrane protease subunit 1a, producing the protein MKLVSYMSQWRGIAKEAMDRTAIAVKFLCCLHITDTYFCSPTHVYGPSMLPTLNMVGDIVLVEHVSQRLGKVRHGDLVVIRSPLDPKRCLTKRIMGMEGDTVTYFDPMLGDATRVAVVPKGHVWIQGDNIFASHDSRHFGPVPYGLIQGKVFFRVWPLDCLGVPGQ